Proteins co-encoded in one Gemmatimonadales bacterium genomic window:
- a CDS encoding amidohydrolase family protein, translated as MRPLPVLAVLLAVLPRALPAQRPDSLSENVRKYVAVDSSIIALTHVLLIDGTGAAPKPDQTVIIRNGQFAEVGPAASVRVPDGAVTMDLNGHTAIPGLVGMHDHLFYTAAGGRAVQMSYTGPRLYLASGVTTIRTTGGRAPYAEINLKDAITRGLTPGPRIHLTAPYITGPEGGGSMAVVKSPEEARRFVAYWASEGATWIKAYTDINRAALGAAIKEAHKRGIKVTGHLCSVSFREAVALGIDNLEHGMLTASDFESAKEPDICPVNMFEDNSKADAGGATADSVIRTMVKAGVPMTSTLAVMEPFVPNRPTKEPRVLNAMAPAVRDDYLKMRNEIDSTGKGIIPVEGLKASMAFEKRFVEAGGVLAAGVDPTGIGGALAGYGDQRNYELLIEAGFTPVQVVRIMSANGARILGVQQKLGTVEKGKLADLVVLKGDLTADPTVIRNPTTVFKDGIGYDPAKLIASVQGRVGID; from the coding sequence ATGCGTCCACTTCCGGTCCTCGCCGTCCTGCTCGCCGTTCTGCCCCGTGCCCTCCCCGCCCAGCGGCCCGACTCGCTCTCGGAAAACGTCCGCAAGTATGTCGCGGTCGACAGCAGCATCATCGCGCTCACCCACGTGCTGCTGATCGACGGCACCGGCGCGGCTCCCAAGCCGGACCAGACGGTCATCATCCGCAACGGCCAATTCGCCGAAGTTGGCCCGGCGGCATCGGTGCGGGTACCGGACGGCGCCGTGACCATGGATCTCAACGGCCACACCGCTATCCCCGGCCTGGTCGGCATGCACGACCATCTGTTCTACACCGCTGCCGGCGGGCGAGCGGTGCAGATGTCGTACACCGGCCCTCGGCTGTACCTGGCCTCGGGAGTCACCACCATCCGCACCACCGGTGGACGCGCCCCCTACGCCGAGATCAACCTCAAGGACGCGATCACCCGCGGACTGACGCCGGGTCCCCGCATCCACCTGACGGCACCCTACATCACGGGGCCGGAGGGTGGCGGGAGCATGGCGGTGGTGAAGTCGCCGGAGGAGGCGCGCCGCTTCGTGGCCTACTGGGCCTCCGAGGGCGCCACCTGGATCAAGGCGTATACCGACATCAACCGGGCCGCACTGGGCGCGGCCATCAAGGAGGCGCACAAGCGAGGGATCAAGGTCACCGGCCATCTCTGCTCCGTCTCCTTCCGCGAGGCCGTCGCGCTCGGCATCGACAACCTGGAGCACGGCATGTTGACCGCCTCGGATTTCGAGTCCGCCAAAGAGCCTGACATCTGCCCGGTGAACATGTTCGAGGACAACAGCAAGGCCGACGCAGGCGGGGCCACGGCCGACTCGGTGATCCGCACGATGGTGAAGGCCGGCGTGCCGATGACGTCGACCCTGGCGGTGATGGAGCCGTTCGTCCCCAACCGCCCCACCAAGGAGCCGCGGGTGCTGAATGCCATGGCCCCGGCGGTGCGGGACGACTACCTCAAGATGCGGAACGAGATCGACTCCACCGGCAAGGGCATCATTCCGGTGGAGGGGCTCAAGGCTTCGATGGCATTCGAGAAGCGCTTCGTCGAGGCCGGTGGCGTGCTCGCCGCGGGAGTCGACCCGACCGGGATCGGCGGCGCACTGGCCGGATATGGCGACCAGCGGAACTACGAGCTGCTGATCGAGGCGGGGTTTACGCCGGTGCAGGTGGTGCGGATCATGAGCGCGAACGGCGCCCGGATCCTCGGTGTGCAGCAGAAGCTGGGCACGGTGGAGAAGGGGAAGCTGGCCGACCTGGTGGTGCTCAAGGGAGACCTCACCGCGGATCCCACGGTGATCCGGAATCCCACGACCGTCTTCAAGGACGGCATAGGGTATGACCCCGCGAAGCTGATCGCGTCGGTGCAGGGCAGGGTGGGAATCGACTGA
- a CDS encoding alpha/beta hydrolase produces the protein MMDGFKSATLETGETSIFVRSSGSGPPLLLLHGFPETHLMWRGVAPLLARDFTVVCADLRGYGSSGCPASAPDHGPYAKRAMARDLVAVMERLGFSRFSVAGHDRGGRVAYRMALDHPSRVDRLAVLDVLPTETVWERADARLALGFWPWSLLAQPEPLPERILTAAAEAIVDDALGGWGSPPAVFPPVVRAAYVEALRDPGHAHAICEEYRAAATIDREHDRADRAAGRRIGCPLLVLWSGPGPLGTWYVEESGPLAVWRAWSDDVRGQPFDAGHFFPEEAPQQTAEALGRFFTAK, from the coding sequence ATGATGGATGGGTTCAAGAGCGCCACGCTCGAGACGGGTGAGACCAGCATCTTCGTGCGCTCGTCCGGTTCCGGTCCGCCGCTCCTTCTGCTCCACGGCTTTCCCGAGACCCACCTCATGTGGCGCGGCGTCGCGCCGCTGCTCGCTCGCGACTTCACCGTCGTCTGCGCCGATCTGCGCGGCTACGGGAGCAGCGGCTGCCCGGCTTCCGCCCCCGACCATGGGCCCTACGCCAAGCGCGCGATGGCGCGAGACCTGGTGGCCGTCATGGAGCGGCTGGGGTTCTCCCGCTTCTCCGTAGCGGGACACGACCGGGGCGGCCGAGTGGCCTATCGGATGGCGCTGGACCATCCCTCCCGGGTGGACCGGCTCGCCGTGCTCGACGTCCTGCCGACCGAGACCGTCTGGGAGCGCGCCGACGCGCGCTTGGCGCTCGGCTTCTGGCCCTGGTCGCTCCTGGCTCAGCCCGAACCACTCCCCGAGCGGATCCTGACGGCAGCCGCCGAGGCCATCGTGGACGATGCACTCGGGGGATGGGGCTCGCCGCCGGCGGTGTTCCCTCCGGTGGTCCGTGCCGCCTACGTCGAGGCCCTCCGAGATCCCGGCCACGCCCACGCCATCTGCGAGGAATACCGAGCTGCCGCGACCATCGACCGCGAGCATGACCGGGCGGATCGTGCGGCTGGCCGCCGGATCGGCTGCCCGCTGCTTGTCCTGTGGAGCGGCCCTGGACCGCTGGGAACCTGGTACGTGGAGGAGTCCGGGCCACTCGCCGTCTGGCGGGCGTGGAGCGACGATGTGCGGGGACAGCCGTTCGACGCGGGGCACTTCTTTCCCGAAGAAGCGCCCCAACAGACGGCCGAGGCGCTGGGACGATTCTTCACTGCGAAATAG
- a CDS encoding energy transducer TonB: MHPTLLESDRSFFQSAECALVSILAHLGVVWLALGATQGGRQIPTDEREARVFFLLPPDRMDIRARQTDILELGKLGGDLDNGKNLAVPTVGRLMRPPTHGARKGPDGSGARGQLPFGPMAPFIPDSAFSVLEVDQAVERYPSSAAPVYPPDLLAIGAEGLVDAIYVVDTTGQVDTTTIQVVRSDDPRFTASVLTALGQMRFRPASRGPAKVRQLVQQQFRFRVIPPSQTAKRLS, from the coding sequence ATGCACCCCACCCTTCTCGAATCCGATCGCAGCTTCTTCCAAAGCGCGGAGTGTGCGCTGGTGAGCATCCTGGCGCACCTCGGAGTCGTCTGGCTAGCCCTGGGCGCCACTCAGGGAGGCAGGCAGATCCCCACCGACGAGCGCGAGGCCAGGGTGTTCTTCCTCCTGCCGCCCGACCGGATGGACATCCGCGCGCGGCAGACTGACATCCTCGAGTTGGGGAAGCTCGGTGGGGATCTCGACAACGGGAAGAATCTCGCGGTCCCGACCGTAGGACGGCTCATGCGGCCCCCGACCCACGGCGCCCGGAAGGGACCCGATGGGAGCGGCGCCCGGGGCCAGCTCCCGTTCGGTCCGATGGCACCGTTCATCCCCGATTCCGCCTTCAGCGTGCTCGAGGTGGATCAGGCGGTGGAGCGGTATCCGTCGAGCGCGGCACCGGTCTATCCGCCGGACCTGCTCGCCATCGGCGCCGAAGGGCTGGTCGACGCCATCTACGTGGTCGACACGACCGGCCAGGTGGATACCACCACAATCCAGGTGGTACGCAGTGACGATCCCCGCTTCACCGCGTCGGTGCTGACGGCGCTGGGGCAGATGCGCTTCCGGCCGGCGAGTCGCGGCCCCGCGAAGGTCCGCCAACTGGTGCAGCAGCAGTTCCGCTTCCGCGTCATTCCACCATCGCAGACGGCCAAGCGGCTCAGCTGA
- a CDS encoding AraC family transcriptional regulator, whose translation MNGTHETRRVPEPLALPEVRPVPANPGDLVRALRAGDLVFSESRHRAPIAVHIHEQATLTILLEGTFEESYPGRIPQQRCLASSVLFRPPGEPHADRFGREGALNLVVEITPARLETLIGRTDMFARITERRDATVQLIARKMHHELGLADSATPLALEGLTFELLAHVGRATGGPGRLSPTAAPWLGRARELLQERFRCRDLRIVDLAGELDVHPVYLSRAFRAWLGSTPGEYLRQLRLAWSVTALTEGGRSIAEIAVEAGFADQSHFTRAFRRAFGETPGGFRRSVGMPGEPRNVRARRCREAAQ comes from the coding sequence CGGGTGCCAGAGCCGCTCGCGCTACCCGAGGTGCGCCCGGTGCCGGCGAACCCAGGCGACCTCGTGCGTGCCCTCCGCGCGGGTGATCTGGTCTTCAGCGAATCGCGTCATCGCGCGCCCATCGCGGTCCACATCCATGAACAGGCGACGCTGACCATCCTTCTCGAGGGGACCTTCGAGGAGAGTTATCCCGGCCGGATCCCGCAGCAACGCTGCCTGGCATCGAGCGTGCTGTTCCGCCCACCGGGCGAGCCGCACGCAGATCGCTTCGGCCGGGAAGGAGCGCTGAATCTCGTCGTCGAGATCACCCCTGCCCGCCTCGAGACGCTGATCGGCCGTACGGACATGTTCGCGCGGATTACGGAGCGGCGTGACGCGACGGTTCAGCTGATCGCGCGCAAGATGCATCACGAGCTTGGCCTGGCCGACAGCGCGACGCCGCTGGCGCTCGAGGGGCTCACCTTCGAGCTGCTCGCCCACGTCGGGCGCGCGACCGGAGGGCCCGGCCGTCTGAGCCCGACCGCGGCACCGTGGCTTGGACGAGCGCGAGAGCTTTTGCAGGAACGTTTCAGGTGTCGCGACCTCCGGATTGTGGACCTGGCAGGCGAGCTCGATGTGCATCCCGTCTACCTTTCCCGTGCGTTTCGTGCCTGGCTCGGGAGTACGCCGGGAGAATACCTGAGGCAGCTTCGGCTCGCCTGGTCAGTCACCGCCCTGACGGAGGGTGGACGATCCATCGCCGAGATCGCGGTGGAAGCGGGTTTCGCTGATCAGAGTCATTTCACCAGAGCGTTCCGGCGTGCCTTCGGGGAGACGCCTGGAGGGTTCCGACGAAGCGTGGGCATGCCGGGGGAGCCTCGGAATGTCCGCGCGCGTCGGTGCCGTGAAGCGGCACAGTAA
- a CDS encoding DUF4126 family protein — protein MLYLFASAIGFVAGLRSMTAPAAIAWAAHLDWLHLDDTPLAFLSSAPAAYLLTVLMLGELVADQLPKTPSRTRPGPFVARIVTGGLSGAALVAGTGGSLALGAVLGALGAVAGTLGGYRARTRLVPALGVPDYVVALGEDVVAVGGAFLTLLAASS, from the coding sequence ATGCTTTATCTGTTCGCGTCAGCGATCGGTTTCGTCGCCGGCCTCCGGTCGATGACCGCACCGGCGGCCATTGCCTGGGCCGCGCACCTCGACTGGCTGCACCTTGACGACACCCCGCTGGCTTTCCTAAGCTCCGCGCCAGCGGCGTACCTGCTCACCGTTCTGATGCTCGGCGAGCTGGTGGCGGACCAGCTGCCGAAGACCCCGAGCCGCACTCGGCCGGGGCCGTTCGTCGCACGGATCGTGACGGGCGGGCTCTCGGGCGCCGCGCTCGTGGCCGGCACCGGCGGCTCTCTCGCCCTTGGCGCCGTGCTCGGCGCGCTCGGCGCGGTGGCCGGGACGCTCGGCGGTTACAGGGCCCGGACCCGCCTCGTCCCGGCGCTCGGCGTGCCGGACTACGTGGTGGCCCTGGGAGAGGACGTCGTGGCGGTCGGGGGCGCGTTCCTGACCCTTCTCGCCGCAAGCTCCTGA